Within the Borrelia miyamotoi genome, the region TATTCAGAGAGAATATATCAAATTCTACACCTCTTGGGAAAGAAATCAAAAAAACAGTTGAAAGTGGACAACTAGTACCCGACTCAATCACGATAAAAATCGTTGAAGATAAAATTAATACCCTTGAAAATCAAAACAATCTTATTCTTGATGGATTCCCCAGAAATATCAATCAAGCTAAGGCTTTAGATAATTTCTTGAAAAATATTCAAATAATAAACTTTTTACTCGATGAAGAGGTACTAATAAAAAGGCTTTCCGGAAGAAGAATATGCAAGTCCTGTGGCGGTATATTTAACATATACACACTGCCTACAAAAGAAAAGGAAATTTGTGATCTTTGTAAAGGTATCCTTTATCAACGAAAAGACGACAAAGAAGAATCTTTAAAAGTCAGACTTAAAGAATATCATCTACAAACAAAGCCACTAATAAATTTCTACTCAAAAAACAATAGAATTAATAATATAAATGCATCAAAAAATATTGATGAAGTAAAAAAAAGTTTAATGGAAATAATTTCAAAAAACCAAAAATATTAATTTAAAATCATCATTTTATTATATCTTATTTTTTTAAAAAATAAGATATAATAAAGCAATGCATATGAAAGTAATAATTAACATTATAAATAAATTATTAATAATGTTAATGCTCTTACAGACTGTTTTGATTCATCCAAACAAAAATCAAGATGAGATGGGATATTTTTATATTACCACTCAAGCAGCTTATTATATACCACATGCACTTGGAACCTTCGGAAGTAGATTTTCTCCAAGTTTTATAACCCCTCAATTCACCTCAGTAGAACCAAACGAACAGATTTCACCTAGCGCCTGGGGAAGTATTAAAATAATATCATATTTAGGATACTATAAATCTTTTAAACTTTTTAACGATCCGTATTCACTTTTATTTAAAGATAACAAAATAAATCTTGACTTTAGAATTGGACTATCACCTATCATTTTACTACTTAAAGGAATGCTAAATTTCACTCCTATTGCATTTATGGATTTGTATACAGGAAGTGAGATCGGAATAGGTTGGCAAGGATTTGGATTTAAGGGAATTGGAGTACATATTGGTAATGGACAATATTCAAGCAACCCTGAATTTTATTCTGAGATAACAATGGGAGGCAAGCTACAATTTGATCTGAATGCTACACTTGATGGAGACTGGACACATATTATTACAATAATTGGAAATAATATTCTGTATGTAAACAATCCACATGCTAGTAATAATCAACTTTGGAAATACAAAGCTGATGAAGGTAAAAATATAAATGGATTTACAATAATCCCTTATATAGCCTTAGCTTACAAAATGCCGCTGCCTCTTAATTTAATTGGAATTTTATACGAAGGAAAAACATATATTGGATATGCAAGAAAAGTAAGTACAACACAAAATAAAGGATGGGGAAGTGATTTCTTCTATCATAATCTTTCTCTTGTCGCAAAGTTTGAAATAATGGAAGTTTTAGACTTAGACATACTATTTAAGTTCTCAACTGCGCCTATTTATACATCAGATACAATAGGAATGGCTGATATTTCAAAAAGAACAGCCACAGGTAATTCATATATTTACTACAATTCCATTGGATTCTCTTTAACTTACAGATTTAACTCTAATTCAATCTAATATTTAAACTGATTGCGGCCAGAAATCTTAGCTTCATATAACTTATCATCAGCAAGCTTAATAATATTAGTAAAATTAACATCATGAGGAATTTGCTCAGCAAGTCCAATTGAAACTGTGACAAAATTAGAAATACTACTGTATTGATGAACTATCTTCAAACTCCTAATATCCTCAATGATCAGACTAACAATCTCAATCATTTCTTCTAAACTCTTATCGACACAAAATAAAATAAATTCCTCACCACCATATCGAGCAATATCTATTTTATATCTAAGCGCGATTTTATTCAAACTCTTTGCAATCAACTTAAGACATTCATCACCATTAGTATGCCCATAATTATCATTATACTTTTTAAAGTAATCAATATCTAACATTCCCACAATGACGTGTCTTTTATGCTCTAAGGCTTGCATCCAAGCTTTAGCAAATTTATCTGTAAAAAACCTTCTATTAGGAATTTGAGTAAGACCATCAATTCTTGCAAGATTTTTAAAATAATCTCTAAGCCTCTTAAGCTCAAGATGAGTCTTAATTCTTGCATTAATAATCCTGCTATTAAAAGGTTTCAGAATATAATCCACTCCACCAACATTAAACCCCTCAAGTTGAGCCTCAATAGAGGCTCTTGAACTAATAAAAATTACAGGAATATCTCTAGTCTCAGGATCATTTTTAAGCCTTTTACAAACCTCATAACCACTCATATCCGGAAGCAACACATCAAGAAGGATTAAATCAGGACTAGCAATCTCAACCTGTTTTAAAGCATCAAACCCATTCAATGCAACTCTGATCTCATAATCATGTTGCAATATACTTATTAATAAATCCAAATTCGTGGGAGTATCATCCACAAGTAACAACTTTTGAGGCTCATTTGAAATCTCTTCGAAATTATCCAAAATCATACCTTTAATCATGATTTTTCTATCTTATTACCATGCATCATACGTTTAACAATTTTAGAACTTTCTTCAAAGTTATATAATCTTAAGTATTTAACAAGAGAATCAAGTAATATCATATTATGATTATCCAAACTATACTTTTTAAGAATTTCAAGTATTCCTCTGTACTCTTTTGGATTTCTATTCTGTATACCATTTAAAAGTCTTTGCATAAGACTTAAAAATTCATCATTATTGTTAAACTTGAATTTTTCTGGGTCCTCATCCTCAAGAATACCTAAAATTTGAGATTTTATGTTATCAACAAGTACAACCAAATCTTTACGAGCATTATAGTATAATACTTTTAATTCTTGCATTGAACCTGTACCTATCTCGATCTGTTTAAAATTCTTAAATAAGCCGCTACGCATATTACCAAGAGCTCCAGCAATTGAATGTGACAAACTCTTTACTAATTCTATGTCATCTGCATTGAAAGCTTCATCTAAATCACGCATAAAATTATCAATCATGCCAATAAATCCACTGCATAACTCAACATACATATCATATGAGATATTTAAATCCCTTAAAGCCCCATTAACATCTAAATTAGGCAAATCAGAAAATCTATTTAACTTCTTATCGTATATGGTTTTATTTTTTTCAACCTCAATATGCAAATATTTTTTTAACATACATTTAATTGAACTAATTTGTATTGGCTTTGCAAGATAATCATTCATTCCATTTTCTAAACACCTATCTTTATATTCTCTTAATGCATGTGCAGTCACAGCTATCAACACACATGGAATTAAGTTATTTTGGCTTTCAAATTTGCGCACTTCCTTAGACACTGTAAATCCATCACAACTTGGCATTCTTATATCAATAAAAGCCACATCATATCTATTAGTTTTTAAAAGCTCAATAGCCTTAAATCCATCATCTACAATATCGATAGAATCTTCTTTGACACCTATAACAATCAAGATATTTTTTAAAATCTTCTGATTAATTTCATTATCCTCAGCTATTAAAATGCTTACATTATTTTTAAGCTGAAGAGAAGTAGACTCACTCACTACCGGAATATCTATAATGGGGCCATTTCTAATCCAATCAGAATAAAAATCCCACCTTTTAAAAGGTTTTTGAATATATGCATATTTAAAATTAACAATCTTATCACTATTTAAATAATGGAACACAAACACTATCTTTATGTTATAATTTAGATTTTCAATCCTCTCAGCAAAATCAAGACCTTCTTGCAAACCAGAATCATCAACGTTTATAAAAATAAAATCATAATAAGGATATTCATAACAAGCCTTATAAGCACCTTCATACGAAGAAAAATAATTTATATTATCTTTATAATCAAAAACCTCACTTATTCTATCCAATACCTCGATAGCCTTTTTACTTAAAACCACACTTAAAATCTTTTTATCCTTTACCAGCTCTAGTTTATTTAATGCTCTATCTTTAATCTTGCCACCTAAAACAAAAGGCAACATAAATGAAAAAGTTGTTTCCTTACCTACTTCACTCTCAACTGTAATGCCAGGACCACCCATTAAACTAACAAGCTTCTTAGATATTGCAAGCCCAAGACCGGTTCCTTCATATCTTTTTGAATCAGCATAATCTCCTTGCTTAAATAACTCAAATATTACCTGCATATCTTTCTTTTTAATCCCTTTGCCAGTATCAGTTACCTTAAACTCAATAGTAACGATTTTATTACCATTACCATCCTGTGTACTGCATATACATTCATAGTTCAAAACTATGATCCCATCTGTAGTAAATTTAAAAGAATTTCCTATTAAATTAATAAGTACCTTTTTAAGTCTAGTTTTATCCCCTATTAAATAGTGCCCTAAATCTGATTTTGAATAAAAAATCAAATCAAGCTTTTGTTTCGCACTTTGAGACTGAAAACCCTTTAAAACACCTTCAATTTCATGCTCCAAATCTATTTCATTATTTTCAATATATATCCCGTTCATATCTATTTTAGAGATATACAATATTTCATCAATTAAAGAAAGTAATGAAATAGATGAATAATTTATCATTTGTACATACTCTTTTTGAACCCCCAAAAGTTCAGTATTTTGTAAAAGCTCAGCAGCTGCTATTATGCCATTAATAGGAGTACGAATATCATGACTCATACTTGCTAAAAAAATAGTTTTAGCAACAATAGCATCTTCAATAACTTTTTTCTTGATAATTGCAGAAGAATACATTTTTTTGCTAAATACTATTTCATTCCACAAATTAAATAGGAAAAATATTAAAATAGTAAAAATAAAAATACCAATGGTTAAAACTGCTATACCAGACTTTTTTAGCATTATATCTTTAGAACTCTCATGAATATTAAACACCCAGTCATTAAAATATAATTTATTGTCAACGTTTGCACAGAATAAAATCTTTTGTATAATTCTTCTTAAAATATAATCTTGGTTATAAACTGCAATATTTAAATCAAATTTTAAATCTGACACAGTAAGAATTCTCTTAACATCCCTAATATTCAAGTCCTCAAAATTAACAGTAGCAGTATATTCATCGCTAATAATTCCATTAACCTTGCCTCTATAAAGAAGGTCTAAAGCCTCTTTAAAACCATTCACTTGAATTAGTTGTTTGCCTATTTGAGTTTCCAACTTCTTTGTATACAAAAATTTAAGTATTGCAAAACGATCAGAGGACTGAGAAGTAAATGGCCTTGTCCTATTTGAAAAAATATGTAGTGGGATTTCTGAAACTGATTTAATGTTAAAAACATAGTCTGAATTTGAGTCATCTAAATTAGCAGACAACATATCTAAATTTCCTAGCTTGATTAATTCTTCAATCTCATCCCTTCCACTTACATTGATGATATTGAAATCTAAATTCGTCAATTTCATTATTTTATTAATTAACCACTCATTTACTCCTCTATAACGACTAGAATCAAAATAATCAATAGGATACCAATTTTTCACAGCAAGATTTAATTTTTTATTTCTCAATAACCAAATTTTTTCCTCAATATTAAAATTACTACTATTTATATGACCATGACAATTATCTTGATAATCTTCAATCTCATATTGTCCAAACCAATTTTTATCTATTTGCAAAAAAGTATCAAATAAAATATTCTTTGCTAATACATTAAGCATATATGCAAACACTTGCAATTTCTTATTATTAGTTGCTAACACTAAAAACCTTTTTTGACTTAAATTTGGATCCTGAAATCTCAATACATTGTTATATCCATGCAACTTTGATAAATACCTTGTGGTAATTGAATTTTCTATAAATCCATATGAATGATTTACTATATCCGAAAAATTACTTACTATATCTGTACTTTTATCTATCTGAATATCACTTAGATTGAAATCAATAATTTGTGAATTTATGACTTTATTACTATTTTTAGCATTTGTAAAATATAAGTTAAAATTAAGTGAGTATATTGGAGATGTTATTTTGTAATTCTTAGAACTTAAAATATTATCATCTTCAATAATTCCACCCCAAACAGATACGTCTTTATCATCCACACCTCTTTTAATGTTTTCTTTTAGAAATCCTACAAATTTCACTGAAAAACCATATTCTCTAGCAAGAGTATTCCATAAATCAACCAAAATCCCTGAAAATTGACCTTTAGAATTCACAAAACTCAAAGGAGGATAATCATTATACATTCCAACATCAAGCTTAAATAAATTAAAAGATTCATATTCTTTTTCAGAAAGAGATTGCATATAACTAAAAAGGTCAATATCTAAATATTTTAACTGACTAATAGCATTCTTACTAATGGCAGTTCTTACCCCAAAACTATAAAAATATTCAGATTTAAAAACTTTCATAAAAGATGGATAAAAAGAACTATACCATATACTAGATAATGATTTATAACTTCCATATACTAAATCAACCTTGTTATCTCTTAATGCCAAAAGTAATTTTTCAGTATCTGTAAATGAAAAAACATTATCAACACGACCATGAAATCTTAAAATATCCTCATATATAGTGTTCTTGACAACACCTACGCGCAACTCGTCTGAAAAAAATGAACTGATATATTTTTTGCCTTTCTCACCATTATAAATTAATGCAGACACACATTTTCCAATCTCATTTTTAAAGTAAAGATATTCATTTAAATTTGAATTATAAGTTAATCCTAAATAAACCACATCATCTTCAATTTTATTTTTGTCAAGGTAATCAATATATTCTACGCTAATATTATAATTATGATCTTGCGCCCATTTGTTCAAAAGATGAAAAATCATGCCAACCATTTTACCTTCTTTATTTTTATAATAAAGAGGATGATATTGATCTACAAGCTTAAATTTCAGGGTTTGTTTAGCAAATAAATTGATATAAGAAAAAAAAAATATAAGTAAAAAAATAACTCTTAAAATACTCATAATTTATAATACACATCTAATGAATATGAAATGAAAACAAAAAAACCCTGGCAATAACTTACTCTCCCGCGAACTCGCAGTACCATCAGCGAATAAGAGCTTAACTTCTGTGTTCGGAATGATAACAGGTGTTTCCTCTTTTCTTCAATCACCAGGGTTGCCTTATAAGGAAGACAAAAATATGGTCAAAGATTCGGGTAATTAGTATTAGTTAGCTTAATATATTACTATACTTACACTTCTAACCTATCAAACTGGTATTCTTCCAGAACCCTATAGGATATCTCATCTTGAGGAAGGCTTCCCACTTAGATGCTTTCAGCGGTTATCCTTTCCGAACGTAGCTACCCAGCACTTACCCTTGGCAGGATAACTGGTACACTAGAGGTTCGTCCATCTCGGTCCTCTCGTACTAAAGATAGCTCCTCTCAAATATCCAACGCTTGTGGCAGATAGGGACCAAACTGTCTCACGACGTTCTGAACCCAGCTCGCGTACCGCTTTAAATGGCGAACAGCCATACCCTTAGGACCTGCTCCAGCCCTAGGATGCGATGAGCCGACATCGAGGTGCCAAACCCTTCCGTCGATGTGAACTCTTGGGAAGGATAAGCCTGTTATCCCCGGAGTACCTTTTATTCGTTAAGTGACGGCGCTTCCACTCGCTACCGCCAGATCACTAAGACCTACTTTCGTATCTGCTCGACTTGTCAGTCTTACAGTTAAGCTACCTTATGCCTTTACACTTACAGAGTGATTTCCAACCACTCTAAGGTAACCTTTGCGCACCTCCGTTACTCTTTAGGAGGCGACCGCCCCAGTCAAACTACCCACCTGGCACTCTCCTCATATCACTATGAGTTAGAAACTTAATTAAACAAGGGTGGTATTTCAAGTACGACTCCACTATC harbors:
- a CDS encoding adenylate kinase yields the protein MKLVLLGPPGSGKGTIAKILSSKLNYYHISTGDLFRENISNSTPLGKEIKKTVESGQLVPDSITIKIVEDKINTLENQNNLILDGFPRNINQAKALDNFLKNIQIINFLLDEEVLIKRLSGRRICKSCGGIFNIYTLPTKEKEICDLCKGILYQRKDDKEESLKVRLKEYHLQTKPLINFYSKNNRINNINASKNIDEVKKSLMEIISKNQKY
- a CDS encoding GGDEF domain-containing protein translates to MIKGMILDNFEEISNEPQKLLLVDDTPTNLDLLISILQHDYEIRVALNGFDALKQVEIASPDLILLDVLLPDMSGYEVCKRLKNDPETRDIPVIFISSRASIEAQLEGFNVGGVDYILKPFNSRIINARIKTHLELKRLRDYFKNLARIDGLTQIPNRRFFTDKFAKAWMQALEHKRHVIVGMLDIDYFKKYNDNYGHTNGDECLKLIAKSLNKIALRYKIDIARYGGEEFILFCVDKSLEEMIEIVSLIIEDIRSLKIVHQYSSISNFVTVSIGLAEQIPHDVNFTNIIKLADDKLYEAKISGRNQFKY
- a CDS encoding response regulator — its product is MSILRVIFLLIFFFSYINLFAKQTLKFKLVDQYHPLYYKNKEGKMVGMIFHLLNKWAQDHNYNISVEYIDYLDKNKIEDDVVYLGLTYNSNLNEYLYFKNEIGKCVSALIYNGEKGKKYISSFFSDELRVGVVKNTIYEDILRFHGRVDNVFSFTDTEKLLLALRDNKVDLVYGSYKSLSSIWYSSFYPSFMKVFKSEYFYSFGVRTAISKNAISQLKYLDIDLFSYMQSLSEKEYESFNLFKLDVGMYNDYPPLSFVNSKGQFSGILVDLWNTLAREYGFSVKFVGFLKENIKRGVDDKDVSVWGGIIEDDNILSSKNYKITSPIYSLNFNLYFTNAKNSNKVINSQIIDFNLSDIQIDKSTDIVSNFSDIVNHSYGFIENSITTRYLSKLHGYNNVLRFQDPNLSQKRFLVLATNNKKLQVFAYMLNVLAKNILFDTFLQIDKNWFGQYEIEDYQDNCHGHINSSNFNIEEKIWLLRNKKLNLAVKNWYPIDYFDSSRYRGVNEWLINKIMKLTNLDFNIINVSGRDEIEELIKLGNLDMLSANLDDSNSDYVFNIKSVSEIPLHIFSNRTRPFTSQSSDRFAILKFLYTKKLETQIGKQLIQVNGFKEALDLLYRGKVNGIISDEYTATVNFEDLNIRDVKRILTVSDLKFDLNIAVYNQDYILRRIIQKILFCANVDNKLYFNDWVFNIHESSKDIMLKKSGIAVLTIGIFIFTILIFFLFNLWNEIVFSKKMYSSAIIKKKVIEDAIVAKTIFLASMSHDIRTPINGIIAAAELLQNTELLGVQKEYVQMINYSSISLLSLIDEILYISKIDMNGIYIENNEIDLEHEIEGVLKGFQSQSAKQKLDLIFYSKSDLGHYLIGDKTRLKKVLINLIGNSFKFTTDGIIVLNYECICSTQDGNGNKIVTIEFKVTDTGKGIKKKDMQVIFELFKQGDYADSKRYEGTGLGLAISKKLVSLMGGPGITVESEVGKETTFSFMLPFVLGGKIKDRALNKLELVKDKKILSVVLSKKAIEVLDRISEVFDYKDNINYFSSYEGAYKACYEYPYYDFIFINVDDSGLQEGLDFAERIENLNYNIKIVFVFHYLNSDKIVNFKYAYIQKPFKRWDFYSDWIRNGPIIDIPVVSESTSLQLKNNVSILIAEDNEINQKILKNILIVIGVKEDSIDIVDDGFKAIELLKTNRYDVAFIDIRMPSCDGFTVSKEVRKFESQNNLIPCVLIAVTAHALREYKDRCLENGMNDYLAKPIQISSIKCMLKKYLHIEVEKNKTIYDKKLNRFSDLPNLDVNGALRDLNISYDMYVELCSGFIGMIDNFMRDLDEAFNADDIELVKSLSHSIAGALGNMRSGLFKNFKQIEIGTGSMQELKVLYYNARKDLVVLVDNIKSQILGILEDEDPEKFKFNNNDEFLSLMQRLLNGIQNRNPKEYRGILEILKKYSLDNHNMILLDSLVKYLRLYNFEESSKIVKRMMHGNKIEKS